In one Caloranaerobacter sp. TR13 genomic region, the following are encoded:
- a CDS encoding restriction endonuclease subunit S yields MQPDIKERIEKIKRGEVPEGYKKTKIGIIPEDWKVDFLENHSDIRGRIGWRGLKQEEYTDEGPYLIAGKHIKSPNIIWDECDHISIERYKESMEIALEVGDVILSKDGSLGNPAYISYLPGKATINSTMMLVRVKSSKLNSKFLYHILNGKQFERLINEKTSGSSIPHLFQRDMKKFRIQLPSLNEQQKIAEILSTWDKAIELKEKLIEEKKKQKKGLMQLLLTDKKRLPGFKGEWKEVKLKRILKPRKEKSKITDKLKLYSLTIEDGVTPKTDRYNREFLVKSNDKQYKITYKNDIVYNPSNLRFGAIALNKNEMPVLLSPIYEVLYVENKNRYCIDFIAHLLTWERNIRYFATKAEGTLVERMAVKLDAFLNVSFLIPLDIKEQKAISKILNDIDKEISLLIKELEALKLQKKGLMQLLLTGIVRVKDSE; encoded by the coding sequence ATGCAGCCTGATATTAAAGAAAGGATAGAGAAGATTAAAAGAGGAGAAGTGCCTGAGGGGTATAAGAAAACGAAGATTGGTATAATTCCTGAGGATTGGAAAGTAGATTTTCTTGAAAATCACTCAGATATTAGAGGTAGAATAGGTTGGAGGGGATTAAAACAAGAAGAATATACAGATGAAGGTCCATATCTAATTGCTGGTAAGCATATTAAATCTCCAAATATAATATGGGATGAATGTGACCATATATCAATTGAAAGATATAAAGAATCTATGGAGATTGCATTAGAAGTTGGAGATGTAATTTTAAGTAAAGATGGTTCACTAGGGAATCCTGCTTATATTAGTTATTTGCCAGGTAAAGCAACAATTAATTCAACTATGATGCTTGTTAGAGTAAAATCAAGTAAATTAAACTCGAAATTTCTTTACCATATATTAAATGGAAAACAATTTGAACGTTTGATAAATGAAAAAACTTCTGGAAGTTCAATACCTCATTTATTCCAAAGAGATATGAAAAAGTTTAGAATACAATTACCTAGTTTAAATGAACAACAAAAAATCGCCGAAATTCTCTCCACCTGGGACAAAGCAATTGAGCTAAAAGAGAAACTTATTGAGGAAAAGAAAAAGCAGAAAAAAGGACTTATGCAGCTGCTTTTAACTGACAAGAAAAGATTACCTGGGTTTAAGGGAGAGTGGAAGGAAGTAAAACTTAAAAGAATCTTAAAACCTCGCAAAGAAAAAAGTAAAATAACAGATAAGCTGAAATTATATTCCCTTACAATCGAGGACGGTGTAACACCAAAAACAGATAGATATAATCGAGAGTTTTTAGTTAAATCAAATGATAAACAATATAAGATAACTTATAAAAATGATATTGTTTATAATCCTTCGAATCTTAGATTTGGAGCTATTGCTCTAAACAAAAATGAGATGCCAGTTTTGTTATCTCCTATATATGAGGTATTGTATGTAGAAAATAAGAATAGATATTGTATAGACTTCATAGCACATCTCTTAACCTGGGAAAGAAACATTAGGTATTTTGCTACAAAAGCTGAAGGAACACTTGTTGAACGTATGGCTGTAAAATTAGATGCATTTCTTAATGTTAGTTTTTTGATTCCTCTTGATATAAAAGAGCAGAAAGCAATTTCGAAAATACTTAATGATATAGATAAAGAAATATCACTTCTTATAAAAGAACTGGAAGCTTTGAAACTCCAGAAAAAAGGACTTATGCAGCTACTTTTAACTGGTATTGTTAGAGTAAAAGATAGTGAATAA
- a CDS encoding type I restriction endonuclease subunit R, giving the protein MNRAKEYDEMNISQIPALEVLRKIGYIVLPPEKAEMMRGNLYNVILKDILYEKLKEINDFEYKGKRYKFSEKNIKQAMLDIDEALTDGLIKTNEKIYDSLILGRSYPEKLSDVDGTRSFNINYIDWEHPENNVFHVVEEFSVEREDGQGHVRPDIVLFINGIPFGVIECKKASISIDQGISQMIRNQGKEYIPNLFKFIQIVMATNKNETMYATAGTPKKFWSIWKEDENTSEYEWFKTELEKAVVGRIPTTQDKNIVSLFHPKRVLELIKYFTLYDKNVKKIARYQQYFAVKEIIKTIQQKDKNGNRQSGVIWHTQGSGKSLTMVMLARYILSEMADVHPKVLVITDRIELDSQIHKTFNHSRLKAERATSGKHLIELINSNSADVITSLVHKFETAAKHQEPIKSKDIFILVDESHRTQYGELHIKMRKVFPNACYLGFTGTPLMKKEKNTMAKFGGRFIHKYTIKDGVEDGAIVPLLYEGRLVEQTVNRNAIDKRIEMITRNLNEKQAEELKKKWSKFEKIASSEQRIRLIADDIYMHFTKFYKSENAQYKAMLATASKFDAIRYQEAFEEYDDISTAVVISPPDMREGYEEVDEEPKDRVRKFWNKMMEKYSDPIKYEEYIKNEFIYGDEIDILIVVDKLLTGFDAPRATVLYIDKPMKEHTLLQAIARVNRLHEGKDFGLIVDYRGLIKELDAAMKVYSGAGLENFDGKDLEGALVDVISVVGKLRESYSNLVAIFKGVKNKSDKEEYELILADEGIRNDFYKELSQFGKYLGIALESDHVYNAIGEKDINMYKKELKFYQELRASVKIRYSDTIDHKEYEAKMRNLMDTYIAAEDVIQITNPVDILNEEEFEDELMRLGSPRAKADAIRTRIAKRINQKWDENPAYYKKFSERIEEILNEYKNKRISEAEYLEKMRKVMKDFRKGYSGTVYPEKIKNNVNAQAFYGVIKEVLEEEEVYDAQKAEGVREKPEIYNYENILADIATDVDIIIEKYRKVDWHDNPDVHKSISREIDGLLYIAKKKYFPDLTFDQIDKIIENIKTVALRRY; this is encoded by the coding sequence ATGAATCGAGCTAAAGAATATGATGAAATGAATATATCACAGATTCCAGCATTAGAGGTTCTTCGAAAAATTGGATACATTGTTTTACCACCTGAAAAAGCTGAAATGATGAGAGGGAATTTGTATAACGTAATACTTAAAGATATTCTTTATGAAAAGCTAAAAGAAATAAACGATTTTGAGTATAAAGGTAAACGATATAAATTCTCTGAAAAGAACATCAAGCAAGCCATGCTTGATATTGATGAAGCCCTTACGGATGGACTAATAAAGACCAATGAAAAAATCTATGATTCCCTTATTTTAGGTCGCAGCTATCCCGAAAAACTTTCTGATGTAGATGGCACAAGGTCATTTAATATCAACTATATAGATTGGGAACATCCTGAGAACAATGTATTCCATGTAGTAGAAGAATTCAGTGTTGAAAGGGAAGATGGTCAAGGTCATGTTAGACCTGACATAGTTCTGTTTATCAATGGTATTCCCTTTGGTGTCATTGAATGTAAAAAAGCTTCTATTTCTATTGATCAAGGTATTAGCCAGATGATTAGAAATCAGGGGAAAGAATATATTCCTAATCTTTTTAAATTCATTCAAATTGTTATGGCTACAAATAAAAATGAAACTATGTATGCCACAGCAGGAACTCCTAAGAAGTTTTGGTCTATATGGAAAGAGGATGAAAATACAAGTGAGTATGAATGGTTTAAAACAGAATTAGAAAAGGCAGTAGTGGGAAGAATTCCAACTACGCAAGACAAGAATATTGTTTCTCTTTTTCATCCTAAAAGAGTACTTGAACTTATAAAATACTTTACTCTCTATGATAAAAATGTGAAAAAAATTGCCCGTTATCAGCAGTATTTTGCTGTAAAAGAAATTATTAAAACAATCCAGCAAAAAGATAAAAATGGCAATCGTCAATCAGGTGTAATATGGCATACCCAAGGTTCAGGTAAATCCTTGACAATGGTTATGTTGGCAAGATATATTCTTTCAGAAATGGCAGATGTTCATCCTAAAGTCCTTGTAATTACTGATCGTATAGAACTAGACAGTCAAATTCATAAAACTTTTAACCATTCAAGACTTAAGGCAGAAAGGGCAACTAGTGGGAAACATCTTATTGAACTTATTAATAGCAATAGTGCTGATGTTATAACATCCCTTGTTCATAAATTTGAAACAGCTGCTAAGCATCAAGAGCCTATTAAATCAAAGGATATATTTATACTAGTTGATGAATCCCATAGAACACAATATGGAGAGTTACATATTAAAATGAGAAAGGTATTTCCTAATGCTTGTTATTTAGGATTTACTGGAACTCCTCTTATGAAAAAAGAAAAGAACACAATGGCTAAATTTGGTGGAAGATTTATTCATAAATACACTATCAAAGATGGTGTTGAAGACGGAGCTATTGTTCCACTTCTTTACGAAGGAAGATTAGTTGAACAAACTGTAAACCGTAATGCCATAGATAAGAGAATAGAAATGATTACTAGAAATCTAAATGAAAAACAGGCTGAAGAATTAAAAAAGAAATGGAGCAAGTTTGAAAAAATTGCTTCATCAGAACAGAGAATAAGACTCATTGCCGATGATATTTATATGCATTTTACAAAGTTTTACAAATCAGAAAATGCTCAGTACAAAGCCATGCTTGCAACGGCTTCTAAATTTGATGCTATACGATATCAAGAAGCCTTTGAAGAATATGATGATATCAGTACAGCTGTAGTAATTTCTCCTCCTGATATGAGGGAGGGTTATGAAGAAGTAGACGAAGAACCAAAGGATAGAGTACGTAAGTTTTGGAATAAGATGATGGAAAAATATTCTGACCCAATTAAATATGAAGAATATATAAAAAATGAATTTATATATGGTGATGAAATAGACATCTTAATTGTAGTAGATAAGCTATTAACTGGTTTTGATGCTCCAAGGGCAACAGTTCTTTATATTGACAAACCTATGAAAGAACATACTCTACTGCAGGCAATAGCTAGAGTTAATCGTCTTCATGAAGGTAAAGATTTCGGTCTTATTGTAGATTATAGGGGACTTATAAAGGAATTAGATGCTGCTATGAAGGTATATTCAGGAGCAGGACTTGAAAACTTTGACGGTAAAGACCTTGAAGGCGCCCTTGTAGATGTGATTAGTGTAGTAGGAAAACTACGTGAGTCTTATTCGAATTTAGTTGCTATCTTTAAAGGGGTTAAAAATAAATCCGATAAGGAAGAATATGAACTTATCCTTGCTGATGAAGGTATTAGAAATGACTTTTATAAAGAGCTTTCTCAGTTTGGGAAGTATCTTGGAATTGCCCTTGAATCTGACCACGTTTATAATGCTATTGGTGAAAAAGATATAAACATGTATAAAAAAGAACTTAAATTTTATCAAGAACTTAGAGCATCAGTTAAGATAAGATATTCTGATACTATTGACCATAAGGAATATGAAGCAAAGATGAGAAATCTAATGGATACTTATATTGCAGCAGAAGATGTTATCCAAATAACTAATCCAGTAGATATTTTAAATGAAGAAGAGTTTGAAGACGAGCTTATGAGATTGGGCTCTCCAAGGGCGAAGGCGGATGCTATTAGAACACGTATAGCCAAGCGTATTAATCAAAAATGGGATGAAAATCCAGCTTATTATAAGAAATTTTCTGAGCGCATAGAAGAAATATTAAATGAGTACAAAAATAAACGTATTTCAGAAGCAGAGTATCTTGAAAAAATGCGTAAAGTGATGAAGGATTTTAGGAAAGGTTATTCAGGAACTGTATATCCTGAAAAAATAAAGAATAATGTTAATGCTCAGGCTTTTTATGGTGTAATAAAAGAGGTACTTGAAGAAGAGGAAGTTTATGATGCTCAAAAAGCTGAAGGGGTGCGTGAAAAACCTGAAATATATAATTATGAAAATATTTTAGCTGACATAGCAACTGATGTAGATATAATTATTGAAAAATACAGGAAAGTAGATTGGCATGATAACCCAGATGTTCATAAAAGTATTTCACGAGAAATAGATGGTCTTTTATATATAGCTAAGAAAAAATATTTTCCTGATTTGACTTTTGATCAAATTGATAAAATTATTGAAAATATAAAAACTGTTGCTCTTAGAAGGTATTAG
- a CDS encoding M48 family metallopeptidase, which produces MEKHSITYNRKTIEFELYRKKVKNINLNVRPDLSIVVSANENVPLEFILNFVKDKAPWILKNISYFKNVQSENTIKKDYVSGESFKYLGKQYRLKVEEVNEREYEGVKYFQGFIYLYVKDKNNYSRKERLLNDWFREKAKLNFKESLDRVYKVIEKYGIKKPDIQIRTMKARWGSCIRDKNIIILNYELIKAPKFCIDYVVLHELIHFKYKNHDADFYAFLTALMPDWKQRKEILDEEVVREL; this is translated from the coding sequence ATGGAAAAACATTCTATAACATACAACAGAAAAACAATTGAATTTGAACTGTATAGAAAAAAAGTAAAAAACATCAATCTCAATGTAAGACCTGACCTATCGATTGTTGTATCTGCAAATGAAAATGTACCATTGGAGTTTATCCTTAATTTTGTTAAGGATAAAGCTCCTTGGATTCTTAAGAATATTAGTTATTTTAAGAATGTGCAGTCAGAAAATACAATAAAAAAAGATTACGTTAGTGGAGAAAGTTTCAAATATCTTGGAAAACAATACAGACTTAAAGTTGAAGAAGTAAATGAAAGAGAATATGAAGGTGTGAAGTATTTTCAAGGATTTATATATCTTTATGTAAAGGATAAAAACAATTACAGTAGAAAAGAAAGACTTTTAAATGACTGGTTTAGAGAAAAGGCTAAGTTAAACTTTAAGGAAAGTTTGGATAGAGTATATAAGGTTATAGAAAAGTATGGTATCAAAAAGCCTGATATTCAAATAAGAACAATGAAAGCAAGATGGGGTTCATGTATTAGAGATAAAAACATAATTATTTTAAACTATGAACTAATAAAAGCACCTAAATTTTGTATCGATTATGTTGTCCTTCATGAGTTAATACATTTTAAATATAAAAATCATGATGCTGACTTTTATGCTTTCCTTACAGCATTGATGCCAGACTGGAAGCAAAGAAAAGAGATTTTAGATGAAGAAGTAGTGAGAGAGTTGTAA
- a CDS encoding ATP-binding protein, with the protein MLASSILDRIVHHCHLALIKGESYRMKEQKERLKSN; encoded by the coding sequence ATATTAGCATCATCTATACTAGATAGAATAGTACATCATTGTCATTTAGCTTTAATTAAAGGTGAAAGTTATAGAATGAAAGAACAAAAAGAAAGACTTAAATCTAATTAA